A genomic window from Schistocerca serialis cubense isolate TAMUIC-IGC-003099 chromosome 4, iqSchSeri2.2, whole genome shotgun sequence includes:
- the LOC126473747 gene encoding cuticle protein 16.5-like, with protein MKCLIVLSALVAVALAKPGFLGAGVAAPAYAAGLAAAVQPAPVYVGGIHPGLAAYGPANIVVGPGGYNLDTPDVAAARGAHLAAVAQTRARDAAINGAALAAASAAAYGAYAAPAVVAAPAVAAVAPAVYGGPGAAFLAAKAAYHG; from the exons ATGAAGTGCCTG ATCGTCCTGAGTGCTCTCGTGGCTGTGGCCCTGGCCAAGCCCGGCTTCCTGGGGGCGGGCGTCGCCGCCCCCGCCTACGCCGCAGGCCTCGCTGCTGCCGTCCAGCCCGCTCCTGTCTATGTGGGTGGCATCCACCCTGGTCTCGCTGCCTACGGCCCGGCCAACATCGTCGTCGGACCTGGCGGCTACAACTTGGACACCCCTGACGTGGCCGCCGCCAGGGGCGCCCACCTGGCCGCCGTCGCCCAGACGAGGGCCCGCGATGCCGCCATCAACGGCGCCGCcctcgccgccgcctccgccgccgcctacggcgcctacgccgcccccgctgtggtcgctgctcctgctgttgctgccgtCGCCCCTGCTGTCTATGGTGGACCTGGCGCTGCCTTCCTGGCTGCCAAGGCTGCTTACCATGGTTAA